The Ciceribacter thiooxidans genome window below encodes:
- a CDS encoding LacI family DNA-binding transcriptional regulator has product MVTIKEIAKAVGVSSATVSRVLNYDPALSISPAKRQAIVETAEALNYETPRNRNKTTSQTAPSLLTKLVIVHFLEPSDEIADPYYIGVRLGIETRCRDLRTEIVKVFHSDALPEADLLASASGVIVIGKHSDNEIAWLRQHARHLVFADFDPKDDGLDSVFSDVELATTKVLDGLTAAGYRRIGFIGSHEKLNESVQRFAEKRCAAYIDWQRKNGTFEPDLLALADCSTGQSLRLETGYRLARELLALAQRPEVIVTSNDNMAIGAYRALQEAGLSIPNDIAVVSFNDIPVAQFLTPPLTTVRIHSEHIGETAVDLLLERLSGRNYGKQVRIATELIWRDSCRKPG; this is encoded by the coding sequence ATGGTAACGATCAAGGAAATCGCCAAGGCCGTGGGCGTCTCCTCCGCGACCGTGTCGCGGGTGCTGAATTACGACCCTGCCCTGTCGATTTCTCCCGCCAAGCGGCAGGCGATCGTCGAAACGGCGGAGGCGTTGAACTACGAGACGCCGCGCAACCGCAACAAGACCACGAGCCAGACGGCACCAAGCCTGCTCACCAAACTCGTCATCGTGCATTTCCTCGAGCCGTCCGACGAAATTGCCGACCCCTACTATATCGGCGTACGACTGGGGATCGAGACGCGCTGCCGCGATCTCAGGACGGAGATCGTCAAGGTCTTTCATTCCGATGCTCTGCCCGAGGCTGACCTCCTGGCGAGTGCATCAGGCGTAATCGTCATCGGCAAGCATTCCGACAACGAGATCGCCTGGCTGAGGCAGCATGCGCGGCACCTCGTCTTTGCCGACTTCGACCCGAAGGACGATGGACTCGACAGCGTCTTCTCCGACGTGGAACTCGCAACGACGAAGGTTCTGGACGGCCTCACGGCCGCAGGATACCGCCGCATCGGCTTCATCGGGAGCCATGAGAAGCTCAACGAAAGTGTACAACGCTTCGCAGAAAAGCGTTGTGCGGCCTATATAGACTGGCAGAGAAAAAACGGCACTTTCGAGCCCGACCTACTTGCGCTCGCCGACTGTTCGACCGGACAGAGCCTGCGGCTGGAAACCGGCTATCGTCTCGCTCGCGAGCTGCTCGCACTGGCCCAGCGGCCGGAGGTCATCGTAACCTCCAACGACAACATGGCGATCGGCGCCTACCGGGCGCTCCAGGAGGCAGGACTTTCCATTCCGAACGACATCGCCGTCGTCTCGTTCAACGACATCCCAGTCGCCCAGTTCCTCACCCCACCGCTCACCACCGTTCGCATCCACAGTGAGCACATTGGCGAGACCGCCGTCGACCTGCTGCTCGAACGCCTTTCCGGACGCAATTACGGCAAGCAGGTGCGCATCGCGACCGAGCTGATCTGGCGCGACAGCTGCCGCAAGCCAGGGTGA
- a CDS encoding extracellular solute-binding protein, which produces MDNRTILSRFAAGALAGASLLASTAAFAGEITIWCWDPNFNVAIMKEAGARYTAKHPETTFNVVDFAKADVEQKLQTALSSGTTDALPDIVLIEDYGAQKYLQSFPGAFAALSDKIDYSGFAPYKVQLMTLDGAVYGVPFDSGVTGLYYRKDYLEQAGFKPEDMQDLTWDRFIEIGKAVEEKTGKKMLGLDVNDAGFVRILMQSAGSWYFEKDGNLSIEGNAALKAALETEQKILQANLHKPAAGWTEWVSTFTSGDVATVTTGVWITGTVKAQADQAGKWGVAPIPKLNVEGTSNASNLGGSSWYVIDSSAEKDEAIDFLNEIYAKDVDFYQKILTERGAVGSLLAARTGPAYGEADAFFGGEKVWQNFSDWLAKVPSVNYGIFTNEVDTAVTAHLPDLASGADVDEVLKAIQSQAEGQIQ; this is translated from the coding sequence ATGGACAACAGGACGATTCTGTCTCGCTTTGCGGCCGGCGCACTTGCCGGCGCAAGCCTTCTCGCATCGACCGCAGCATTCGCCGGCGAGATCACCATCTGGTGTTGGGACCCGAACTTCAACGTCGCGATCATGAAGGAAGCGGGCGCCCGCTACACCGCAAAGCACCCCGAAACCACCTTCAACGTCGTCGACTTCGCCAAGGCCGACGTCGAGCAGAAGCTGCAGACGGCGCTCTCCTCCGGCACTACCGACGCGCTGCCGGATATCGTCCTGATTGAGGATTACGGCGCACAGAAATACCTGCAATCCTTTCCCGGCGCCTTTGCCGCCCTTTCGGACAAGATCGACTACTCCGGCTTCGCCCCCTACAAGGTTCAGCTGATGACGCTCGACGGCGCGGTCTACGGCGTGCCCTTTGATTCCGGCGTCACCGGTCTTTATTACCGCAAGGATTATCTCGAACAGGCAGGCTTCAAGCCGGAGGACATGCAGGATCTCACCTGGGACCGCTTCATCGAGATCGGCAAGGCTGTCGAGGAGAAGACCGGCAAGAAGATGCTCGGCCTCGACGTCAATGATGCGGGCTTCGTGCGTATCCTGATGCAGTCGGCCGGCAGCTGGTATTTCGAGAAGGACGGCAATCTCTCAATCGAAGGCAACGCCGCGCTGAAGGCCGCGCTCGAAACCGAGCAGAAGATCCTGCAGGCCAATCTCCACAAGCCCGCCGCCGGCTGGACGGAGTGGGTCTCGACCTTCACCTCCGGCGATGTCGCAACCGTCACCACCGGCGTCTGGATCACCGGCACGGTCAAGGCCCAGGCCGACCAGGCCGGCAAGTGGGGCGTCGCTCCCATCCCGAAGCTCAATGTCGAGGGCACTTCGAATGCCTCCAACCTCGGCGGCTCCAGCTGGTATGTCATCGACAGCTCGGCAGAAAAAGACGAAGCGATCGACTTCCTCAACGAGATCTATGCCAAGGACGTCGACTTCTACCAGAAGATCCTGACCGAACGTGGCGCCGTCGGTTCGCTCCTTGCCGCCCGTACAGGCCCGGCCTACGGCGAGGCCGATGCGTTCTTCGGCGGCGAGAAGGTCTGGCAGAATTTCTCCGACTGGCTCGCGAAGGTTCCCTCCGTCAATTACGGCATCTTCACCAACGAGGTGGATACGGCCGTAACCGCCCACCTTCCCGATCTTGCCAGTGGTGCCGATGTCGACGAGGTCCTGAAGGCCATCCAGAGCCAGGCCGAGGGCCAGATCCAGTAA
- a CDS encoding carbohydrate ABC transporter permease produces the protein MAAGKAGGLKRYHDLNGWLFIAPSILLISIFLVYPILRSLYLSFFSGKGMMMKFAGFGNVVRLSNDPVFLQALTNTITFFVVQVPIMIVLALLLAAVLNNDRLKFIGFFRTAIFLPCVASLVAYSVLFKSMFSVDGVVNQALLALHLTDAPIGWLTEPFWAKVLVILAITWRWTGYNMIFYLAALQNIDRSIYEAARIDGVPAWARFVYITVPMLKPVILFTTIISTIGTIQLFDEVYNLTEGRGSPANATLTLSLYIYNLTFRFMPSFGYAATISYVIVIMVALFSFLQFYAARDRS, from the coding sequence ATGGCTGCCGGAAAAGCAGGCGGATTGAAACGCTATCACGATCTGAACGGCTGGCTGTTCATCGCCCCGTCGATCCTGCTCATCTCGATCTTTCTCGTCTATCCGATCCTGCGCTCGCTTTATCTGTCCTTCTTCTCCGGGAAGGGCATGATGATGAAGTTTGCCGGTTTCGGAAACGTGGTCCGGCTTTCGAACGATCCCGTCTTCCTTCAGGCGCTCACCAATACGATCACCTTCTTCGTGGTGCAGGTGCCGATCATGATCGTGCTGGCGCTGCTGCTCGCCGCCGTGCTCAACAACGACCGCCTGAAGTTCATCGGCTTCTTCCGCACCGCGATCTTCCTGCCCTGCGTCGCCTCGCTGGTTGCCTATTCCGTGCTCTTCAAGAGCATGTTTTCCGTCGACGGGGTCGTGAACCAGGCACTGCTGGCCCTTCACCTGACCGACGCACCGATCGGCTGGCTGACCGAGCCCTTCTGGGCAAAGGTGCTGGTGATCCTCGCCATCACCTGGCGCTGGACGGGCTACAACATGATCTTCTATCTCGCGGCGCTGCAGAACATCGACAGGTCGATTTACGAGGCGGCTCGGATCGACGGCGTGCCGGCCTGGGCCCGCTTCGTCTATATCACCGTGCCGATGCTGAAACCGGTGATCCTCTTCACGACGATCATCTCGACGATCGGCACGATCCAGCTCTTCGACGAGGTCTACAACTTGACCGAGGGCCGTGGCAGTCCGGCAAACGCGACGCTGACGCTCTCGCTCTACATCTACAATCTCACCTTCCGCTTCATGCCGAGCTTCGGCTACGCGGCGACGATCTCCTATGTCATCGTCATCATGGTGGCGCTCTTCTCCTTCCTGCAGTTCTATGCCGCGAGGGACCGTTCATGA